A genome region from Nicotiana tabacum cultivar K326 chromosome 13, ASM71507v2, whole genome shotgun sequence includes the following:
- the LOC107831564 gene encoding uncharacterized protein LOC107831564 isoform X1, with product MDSSSLTCKKLTVITVLAVLIQVIGLALFVLGFFPVKPALSGFSGVEGFYQPGADSAEFQNTTNLSESQLKYLYQDLSLVPPLFDRLILMVIDGLPAEFVLGKDGQPPQKAFKEAMPYTQSLLSKGRAIGYHAKAAPPTVTMPRLKAMVSGAVGGFLDVAFNFNTQALLDDNIIVQFLKVGWKIVMHGDDTWLKLFPGMFSRHDGVSSFFVKDTVQVDQNVSRHLVDELGRTDWSLLILHYLGLDHVGHLGGRNSVLMAPKLGEMDEVIKTIDLNSLPTNDNNQGRTLLLVVSDHGMTENGNHGGSSYEEIDSLALFIGPTNFGSTSGTPNKANQVDLASTLALLFGVPIPMNNVGMLMAETFKSLTVEQQLRLLELNSWQLLRLLEAQLPGLVCENFLCDVFRDDGSGRTRGYNSVEETFCCLYMKAADLHRSWKSGEEKRSANEDNCHSILVAYHNFLRTASEWLSHRATDKPVGRLIIGVAAMLVSCLILLSLMFFLGKQVFYEQNQQFFNAKNDLRWWHLDEILILVVIIIVVISMGSSSLVEEEQYIWHFVTSSFYLVSLRKVMQHITTRTKQNTSATLSQKRNNYIQICSIFVILISGRLLRGWHQGGVNWTHLPDISKWLEQAGSTYIKFFQLVSGILLITISLVSLPWSQRSKRNIVTVVSLMHLFPGFLVLYYIIRYQELSFGTGSYDATLMAQIIYAVLGFCSTTIVVAVPWCIPLQNHTLSVHEVRLPAQRKVWGLGFRNSAYVIGLSYVYYWSLLQLLLQQPINSLPVLFLFLQVLASIWYSSGSDQHLRQWVEVAALYYMGMAGHFGLGNTNTLATIDVAGAFIGVLNHSTILSGILMFIITYASPMLYLLSMVMYTSVKDTSGCNIGSLLKRTLGFPCLVPLGLNSILLIAYTIVLLLMRNHLFVWSVFSPKFLYVCATTICVCLGVSVVASTVIYISLVLAFREKLQTHTD from the exons ATGGATTCATCTTCATTAACATGTAAAAAgctaacagtaattacagtattAGCAGTTTTAATCCAAGTAATTGGCCTTGCTCTTTTTGTTCTTGGTTTCTTCCCTGTAAAGCCAGCACTCTCTGGATTCAG TGGGGTAGAGGGTTTTTATCAACCTGGAGCAGATTCAGCTGAGTTTCAGAATACCACCAATTTATCAGAAAGTCAGCTCAAATATCTGTACCAG GACTTGTCTTTGGTACCTCCTTTATTTGACCGCTTGATACTCATG GTCATTGATGGTCTTCCAGCCGAATTCGTGCTTGGGAAAGATGGTCAACCTCCGCAGAAAGCTTTCAAGGAAGCTATGCCATATACTCAATCATTATTGAGTAAGGGAAGGGCGATTGGTTATCATGCGAAGGCTGCACCTCCCACTGTCACAATGCCTCGCTTGAAG GCCATGGTTTCTGGTGCTGTTGGGGGATTTCTGGACGTTGCTTTCAATTTCAACACGCAAGCTCTGTTGGATGACAACATAATTG TGCAATTTCTAAAAGTTGGTTGGAAAATCGTGATGCATGGTGATGACACATGGCTTAAATTGTTTCCTGGAATGTTTTCGAGGCATGATGGTGTTAGCAGTTTCTTT GTTAAAGACACTGTCCAAGTAGATCAAAATGTATCTCGACACTTGGTTGATGAACTTGGTCGCACTGACTGGAGTCTTCTG ATTCTTCATTATCTTGGCTTGGATCATGTTGGACATCTTGGTGGACGCAATAG TGTGCTGATGGCCCCCAAACTTGGAGAGATGGATGAAGTGATCAAGACGATCGATCTAAATTCTTTACCTACCAATGATAATAATCAAGGACGGACACTCTTG TTGGTAGTAAGTGACCATGGAATGACTGAAAATGGAAATCACGGAGGATCATCATATGAGGAAATTGACTCTTTGGCACTTTTTATTGGTCCAACAAATTTTGGAAGCACATCAGGCACCCCTAATAAGGCCAACCAG GTGGACCTTGCTTCAACATTAGCTCTTCTTTTTGGTGTTCCAATACCGATGAACAATGTTGGCATGTTGATGGCAGAAACTTTCAAATCATTAACAG TTGAACAACAACTCAGGTTATTGGAGTTGAATTCCTGGCAATTGCTTAGGCTACTTGAAGCGCAATTACCTGGTTTAGTATGTGAAAACTTCTTATGCGACGTCTTCAGGGATGATGGATCTGGTCGAACAAGAGGTTACAATAGTGTGGAAGAGACcttttgttgtttgtatatgaAGGCTGCAGATCTTCACAGATCGTGGAAATCTGGGGAAGAGAAAAG ATCTGCTAATGAGGACAATTGTCACAGTATTCTTGTGGCATATCATAATTTCTTAAGAACTGCAAGTGAGTGGCTATCTCATAGGGCAACTGAC AAACCTGTTGGCCGACTTATAATTGGAGTGGCAGCTATGCTCGTTTCATGTTTGATATTGCTAAGCCTTATGTTTTTTCTAGGGAAGCAAGTCTTCTATGAGCAGAATCAGCAGTTTTTTAACGCCAAGAATGACCTGCGATGGTGGCATTTGGATGAGATTCTTATTCTGGTAGTAATTATTATTGTTGTCATAAGCATGGGATCGAGTTCTCTGGTGGAGGAAGAACAATACATATGGCATTTTGTGACATCCTCGTTTTATTTGGTATCTCTCCGAAAAGTAATGCAGCATATCACAACAAGGACAAAGCAAAATACAAGTGCTACCTTGAGTCAGAAGAGGAATAATTATATCCAGATTTGCTCAATTTTTGTGATTCTCATTTCCGGGAGACTTTTGAGAGGATGGCATCAAGGTGGCGTTAATTGGACTCATCTTCCTGACATTTCAAAATGGTTGGAGCAGGCGGGAAGCACTTATATAAAGTTTTTCCAGCTGGTGTCGGGTATCCTCCTAATCACTATAAGCTTAGTTTCTCTTCCGTGGTCCCAACGGTCAAAAAGGAATATCGTGACTGTGGTTTCCTTAATGCACTTGTTCCCTGGGTTTCTGGTTCTATATTATATCATTAGATATCAAGAACTTTCGTTCGGTACAGGTAGCTATGATGCTACTTTAATGGCTCAGATAATTTATGCCGTCCTAGGTTTCTGTTCAACGACTATTGTTGTTGCTGTACCATGGTGTATACCTCTCCAAAATCATACGCTTTCTGTGCATGAAGTCCGCTTGCCCGCCCAAAGAAAGGTTTGGGGTTTAGGTTTCAGGAATTCTGCCTATGTGATTGGCTTGAGTTATGTATATTATTGGTCTCTTTTACAGCTATTATTGCAGCAGCCCATAAACTCATTGCCTGTACTATTTCTCTTCTTGCAAGTACTAGCTAGCATTTGGTATTCTTCCGGTTCCGACCAGCATCTTAGGCAATGGGTTGAG GTGGCTGCACTTTATTATATGGGAATGGCAGGCCATTTTGGTCTCGGCAACACCAACACCCTTGCTACAATCGATGTTGCTGGTGCTTTTATT GGTGTCTTGAACCACTCGACTATACTTTCTGGCATCTTAATGTTCattattacatatgcttcaccAATGTTATACCTCCTTAGCATGGTGATGTACACTTCTGTGAAGGACACAAGTGGTTGCAACATTGGATCTTTGCTTAAGCGGACGCTTGGTTTTCCTTGTCTGGTTCCGTTGGGCTTGAATTCCATTCTTTTGATAGCTTACACAATTGTGTTGCTGCTAATGAGGAATCATTTATTTGTTTGGAGTGTATTTTCTCCCAA GTTCTTGTACGTCTGTGCTACGACCATTTGTGTCTGTCTTGGGGTATCTGTTGTAGCTTCAACTGTGATCTATATCTCTTTGGTCTTGGCGTTCCGAGAAAAGTTGCAGACTCATACAGACTAG
- the LOC107831564 gene encoding uncharacterized protein LOC107831564 isoform X2 — translation MVVNLVKLQDLSLVPPLFDRLILMVIDGLPAEFVLGKDGQPPQKAFKEAMPYTQSLLSKGRAIGYHAKAAPPTVTMPRLKAMVSGAVGGFLDVAFNFNTQALLDDNIIVQFLKVGWKIVMHGDDTWLKLFPGMFSRHDGVSSFFVKDTVQVDQNVSRHLVDELGRTDWSLLILHYLGLDHVGHLGGRNSVLMAPKLGEMDEVIKTIDLNSLPTNDNNQGRTLLLVVSDHGMTENGNHGGSSYEEIDSLALFIGPTNFGSTSGTPNKANQVDLASTLALLFGVPIPMNNVGMLMAETFKSLTVEQQLRLLELNSWQLLRLLEAQLPGLVCENFLCDVFRDDGSGRTRGYNSVEETFCCLYMKAADLHRSWKSGEEKRSANEDNCHSILVAYHNFLRTASEWLSHRATDKPVGRLIIGVAAMLVSCLILLSLMFFLGKQVFYEQNQQFFNAKNDLRWWHLDEILILVVIIIVVISMGSSSLVEEEQYIWHFVTSSFYLVSLRKVMQHITTRTKQNTSATLSQKRNNYIQICSIFVILISGRLLRGWHQGGVNWTHLPDISKWLEQAGSTYIKFFQLVSGILLITISLVSLPWSQRSKRNIVTVVSLMHLFPGFLVLYYIIRYQELSFGTGSYDATLMAQIIYAVLGFCSTTIVVAVPWCIPLQNHTLSVHEVRLPAQRKVWGLGFRNSAYVIGLSYVYYWSLLQLLLQQPINSLPVLFLFLQVLASIWYSSGSDQHLRQWVEVAALYYMGMAGHFGLGNTNTLATIDVAGAFIGVLNHSTILSGILMFIITYASPMLYLLSMVMYTSVKDTSGCNIGSLLKRTLGFPCLVPLGLNSILLIAYTIVLLLMRNHLFVWSVFSPKFLYVCATTICVCLGVSVVASTVIYISLVLAFREKLQTHTD, via the exons ATGGTCGTGAATTTGGTAAAACTGCAGGACTTGTCTTTGGTACCTCCTTTATTTGACCGCTTGATACTCATG GTCATTGATGGTCTTCCAGCCGAATTCGTGCTTGGGAAAGATGGTCAACCTCCGCAGAAAGCTTTCAAGGAAGCTATGCCATATACTCAATCATTATTGAGTAAGGGAAGGGCGATTGGTTATCATGCGAAGGCTGCACCTCCCACTGTCACAATGCCTCGCTTGAAG GCCATGGTTTCTGGTGCTGTTGGGGGATTTCTGGACGTTGCTTTCAATTTCAACACGCAAGCTCTGTTGGATGACAACATAATTG TGCAATTTCTAAAAGTTGGTTGGAAAATCGTGATGCATGGTGATGACACATGGCTTAAATTGTTTCCTGGAATGTTTTCGAGGCATGATGGTGTTAGCAGTTTCTTT GTTAAAGACACTGTCCAAGTAGATCAAAATGTATCTCGACACTTGGTTGATGAACTTGGTCGCACTGACTGGAGTCTTCTG ATTCTTCATTATCTTGGCTTGGATCATGTTGGACATCTTGGTGGACGCAATAG TGTGCTGATGGCCCCCAAACTTGGAGAGATGGATGAAGTGATCAAGACGATCGATCTAAATTCTTTACCTACCAATGATAATAATCAAGGACGGACACTCTTG TTGGTAGTAAGTGACCATGGAATGACTGAAAATGGAAATCACGGAGGATCATCATATGAGGAAATTGACTCTTTGGCACTTTTTATTGGTCCAACAAATTTTGGAAGCACATCAGGCACCCCTAATAAGGCCAACCAG GTGGACCTTGCTTCAACATTAGCTCTTCTTTTTGGTGTTCCAATACCGATGAACAATGTTGGCATGTTGATGGCAGAAACTTTCAAATCATTAACAG TTGAACAACAACTCAGGTTATTGGAGTTGAATTCCTGGCAATTGCTTAGGCTACTTGAAGCGCAATTACCTGGTTTAGTATGTGAAAACTTCTTATGCGACGTCTTCAGGGATGATGGATCTGGTCGAACAAGAGGTTACAATAGTGTGGAAGAGACcttttgttgtttgtatatgaAGGCTGCAGATCTTCACAGATCGTGGAAATCTGGGGAAGAGAAAAG ATCTGCTAATGAGGACAATTGTCACAGTATTCTTGTGGCATATCATAATTTCTTAAGAACTGCAAGTGAGTGGCTATCTCATAGGGCAACTGAC AAACCTGTTGGCCGACTTATAATTGGAGTGGCAGCTATGCTCGTTTCATGTTTGATATTGCTAAGCCTTATGTTTTTTCTAGGGAAGCAAGTCTTCTATGAGCAGAATCAGCAGTTTTTTAACGCCAAGAATGACCTGCGATGGTGGCATTTGGATGAGATTCTTATTCTGGTAGTAATTATTATTGTTGTCATAAGCATGGGATCGAGTTCTCTGGTGGAGGAAGAACAATACATATGGCATTTTGTGACATCCTCGTTTTATTTGGTATCTCTCCGAAAAGTAATGCAGCATATCACAACAAGGACAAAGCAAAATACAAGTGCTACCTTGAGTCAGAAGAGGAATAATTATATCCAGATTTGCTCAATTTTTGTGATTCTCATTTCCGGGAGACTTTTGAGAGGATGGCATCAAGGTGGCGTTAATTGGACTCATCTTCCTGACATTTCAAAATGGTTGGAGCAGGCGGGAAGCACTTATATAAAGTTTTTCCAGCTGGTGTCGGGTATCCTCCTAATCACTATAAGCTTAGTTTCTCTTCCGTGGTCCCAACGGTCAAAAAGGAATATCGTGACTGTGGTTTCCTTAATGCACTTGTTCCCTGGGTTTCTGGTTCTATATTATATCATTAGATATCAAGAACTTTCGTTCGGTACAGGTAGCTATGATGCTACTTTAATGGCTCAGATAATTTATGCCGTCCTAGGTTTCTGTTCAACGACTATTGTTGTTGCTGTACCATGGTGTATACCTCTCCAAAATCATACGCTTTCTGTGCATGAAGTCCGCTTGCCCGCCCAAAGAAAGGTTTGGGGTTTAGGTTTCAGGAATTCTGCCTATGTGATTGGCTTGAGTTATGTATATTATTGGTCTCTTTTACAGCTATTATTGCAGCAGCCCATAAACTCATTGCCTGTACTATTTCTCTTCTTGCAAGTACTAGCTAGCATTTGGTATTCTTCCGGTTCCGACCAGCATCTTAGGCAATGGGTTGAG GTGGCTGCACTTTATTATATGGGAATGGCAGGCCATTTTGGTCTCGGCAACACCAACACCCTTGCTACAATCGATGTTGCTGGTGCTTTTATT GGTGTCTTGAACCACTCGACTATACTTTCTGGCATCTTAATGTTCattattacatatgcttcaccAATGTTATACCTCCTTAGCATGGTGATGTACACTTCTGTGAAGGACACAAGTGGTTGCAACATTGGATCTTTGCTTAAGCGGACGCTTGGTTTTCCTTGTCTGGTTCCGTTGGGCTTGAATTCCATTCTTTTGATAGCTTACACAATTGTGTTGCTGCTAATGAGGAATCATTTATTTGTTTGGAGTGTATTTTCTCCCAA GTTCTTGTACGTCTGTGCTACGACCATTTGTGTCTGTCTTGGGGTATCTGTTGTAGCTTCAACTGTGATCTATATCTCTTTGGTCTTGGCGTTCCGAGAAAAGTTGCAGACTCATACAGACTAG